A section of the Drosophila subobscura isolate 14011-0131.10 chromosome A, UCBerk_Dsub_1.0, whole genome shotgun sequence genome encodes:
- the LOC117903102 gene encoding uncharacterized protein LOC117903102 isoform X4, translating to MLHNNAPWLPPHQPPQQQQHPHHPQQQQPVQLQQHQAQLQQQQQLQQQQQQQPVYASQIFQHQAPPPPPLGQQQQYWPEEQQDQQQQQQQPPSLNYNNYFAVQAAGQQAPPPLPQPELQQQQQQPPQMYYQPPPQTTIPQNQMHPEVPLDSFENSSSSSINNNNNNGGGRNDGWGDWGDWNETSNSNHNNNSHSQNHNHNHNHNHSQSHSNEAVMEPPPSNIVDDAFNIQGSQGSSWQAFASNNNNNNNNLDIPPPVEQQPQQPQQQHPLQPLHQQLQQLHLQQPPPEVGQEPELDAIVPPRAFQNQPGGAEVAPVTGGLVAIAPPSALPPITASPGGNPFKRSTGPSKRVNILAGTQAAAPAAIPASVPAPVPAPVAAPTAEITFGLGTETQQQPQLEPFNILATPSVLPPAPVVPGVSSAVASSIYGLPAQQQHQQQPLVIPPPLIPESSPLEMGGYENLEVLAAPNDERAQYLQTSHLSEQPEEGEANWEAETDTGLLPPPGLSRLVLGQPELEQQRLVTGTEQPPATAVNVVQALHMEERQADGEDTSEGEQPPRVDDRNLYQTPPRRVVTGVETTAVSVREQREVVLDGENLEDREEPPPALAGVAALPVTELPLQLQQHHSLPDEAEPLHHNPPSQSAPVAASTVAAAHSQPHPHQQPLQQQQQQQQQQQQQQQQQRLEKKRPQAGQRMSRTGNASLDLESDEESDEFLLSERERDRERDRRDLLDDRRGRRGHYNNNYDGETEDSVRGAGPVGPAESKTGRDSHRRSHEGNSQQHGRRRNPETDLERERERDRDRDRERNWRRRSNKYHSGGEDQERYEHSHSRRYNNSNYDGESDGPDSSHMGADSEILLDGGSAGPGAGGPNSIGGRSSKNGRDRQRRSGGAPEEDYDYDDYERERGQYSRRSIKQSEKGRSGGGRRDRHEATGDQRPQRRSNDDGTLERRRRHPHPDQRHWDGYEEYRRKSSRNSDLEKERTNGGGGGGAGAGGSGGSKRRNYAPYAGAGYDPYGMYEQLSRNPQAYADMYAKFYGQMINSMTAAVAPYKAAGAPVQQQPQQQQQQGQQPMMTAGVQMMDVMRTSGKEGDLLTERERYTHAYINQANEFHRQQYNEGLYQQQIQQLQQQQQQLQQLHQQQQELLNRSMADMEDSSASFYGGDSFGSRRFIYGHHGLASARSLSNLNGGDLNGTGRSSRCSGLYYAGSECALDIRGADVSSVHGGVAAGAGVTTTAVARPPRRRTPLMYNRPHLVASYAMSLLLKVKPKYAGRGRLRNDVEVAAPRFRDGTSSLLRMYPGPLQGRKLHKDKIISFCKEQIRLGPTRGCTVLYATQKKPQGTVEKYRASHALMWNLLILLLRQNGYIADTDVGDLLLENQQEYPYNPSEQDGASETEPEADAEPLEAADAAVDSEAESETAATRASQSSDEGQTAAPGAGAEAGVSGKAAPLSEQAATDKFRSYVLRGNVEEALQWATDNNLWTHAFFLALYEDRYALTDVAQKFLNRAIKANDPLQTLYQMKSCHTPACVSQLRDEQWGDWRSHLSILVTNKSRHPESDRSSVVALGDTLFQRGDIYAAHFCYLVAQEEFGRYDSSATQLTTLTAEVPRLILLGASHYKHFNEFASNEAIIMTEIYEYARSLFDQKFSIANFQHYKFLLATRMLDYGQHFRCTNYLEQIAKHIELKPDSYDKDFIQRVCDLAERLRYHDPILINRVSFASPPIGNNSGSGSGSGGSKDPAVPEEKAWLSQLRDIIHVQPQQEQQQQLQQQQQQQQQNDIDQQFAEVNQQFLELNRQYDGGNLEDTLQLSKEQPPVADVHQQQQPQGQGQGQRPAISMPKSKSYGDEDDGTAQAAASSSSGKPGGGTASGGKQASGGEIGAPGSQNAGWFGGLWNKLSLKPKNQMILPDDKNPTIVWDKDRKCWTNTEGNTDEAESFKPPPKMSDLGMGMGMGMPLGSPPSNMLGSGIPAPQLMGGHEPVAAAPAPAPQHPQMYGNPHNYAAAAPAPELYPATVPSPAPAIPAPDHAAAAAAATAATLPAPGGAQPKLQSNMFKMQRNRTLKNSYVDVFNPSGAPMSAASENVLAPIMAPAAVPQGGYFVPGGAAPAHQQ from the exons ATGCTGCACAACAATGCTCCCTGGCTGCCACCCCAtcagccgccacagcagcagcagcatcctcatcatcctcagcagcagcagccggtacaactgcagcagcaccaggcacagctgcagcagcaacaacaactgcagcagcagcagcagcagcagcctgtcTATGCCAGCCAAATTTTCCAGCATCaggcaccaccaccgccaccacttggccagcagcaacaatactggccagaggagcagcaggaccagcagcagcagcagcagcagccgccgtcGCTGAATTACAACAACTATTTTGCAGTCCAAGCTGCCGGTCAGCAGGCGCCGCCGCCTCTGCCCCAAccggagctgcagcagcagcagcagcagcctccacaAATGTATTACCAGCCGCcgccacaaacaacaattcCGCAAAATCAAATGCATCCCGAAGTGCCTTTGGATTCCTtcgaaaacagcagcagcagcagcatcaacaacaacaacaacaacggcggTGGCAGGAATGATGGCTGGGGGGACTGGGGTGATTGGAATGAGacgagcaacagcaaccacaacaacaacagccacagccagaaccataaccataaccataaccataaccatagccagagccacagcaacgAGGCTGTGATGGAGCCACCGCCAAGCAACATAGTCGATGATGCCTTCAACATTCAGGGATCgcagggcagcagctggcaggcctttgccagcaacaacaataacaacaacaacaacttggATATTCCGCCACCCGTGGAACAGCAGCCtcagcaaccgcagcagcagcatccgctgcagccgctgcaccagcaactgcagcaactcCATTTGCAACAACCACCGCCCGAGGTGGGCCAGGAACCCGAGCTGGATGCGATTGTGCCGCCGCGCGCCTTTCAGAATCAACCAGGAGGCGCAGAAGTGGCGCCAGTTACCGGTGGATTGGTGGCCATTGCACCACCATCTGCCCTGCCGCCAATCACCGCCAGTCCGGGCGGCAATCCCTTCAAACGTTCCACTGGACCCAGCAAGCGTGTCAACATACTGGCCGGCACACAAGcagctgctccggctgctaTTCCTGCCTCTGTTCCCGCTCCTGTTCCAGCTCCTGTGGCAGCACCAACGGCTGAGATAACCTTTGGTCTGGGCAcagagacgcagcagcagccgcagctggaaCCATTCAATATATTGGCAACGCCTTCAGTGTTGCCTCCTGCACCTGTTGTTCCGGGCGTGAGCTCAGCAGTTGCATCATCCATTTATGGATTGcccgcacagcagcagcaccagcagcagcccctggTGATTCCTCCACCACTCATCCCCGAGTCGTCACCCCTGGAGATGGGTGGCTATGAGAACCTGGAGGTGCTGGCCGCACCCAACGACGAGCGGGCCCAGTATCTGCAGACGAGTCATCTGTCGGAGCAGCCCGAGGAGGGGGAGGCCAATTGGGAGGCGGAGACGGACACGggcctgctgccgccgcccggTCTGTCGCGTCTGGTGCTGGGCCAGCCggagttggagcagcagcgactggtTACGGGCACCGAACAGCCACCGGCCACGGCCGTGAACGTTGTCCAGGCCCTGCACATGGAGGAGCGTCAGGCTGATGGCGAGGACACCTCCGAGGGAGAGCAGCCGCCACGTGTCGACGATCGCAATCTCTATCAGACGCCGCCGCGTCGCGTGGTTACGGGTGTGGAGACAACGGCCGTGTCTGTGCGGGAGCAGCGTGAGGTTGTCCTGGATGGTGAAAATCTCGAGGATCGCGAGGAGCCGCCACCGGCCCTGGCCGGAGTTGCGGCTCTGCCCGTTACGGAGCTGCCgctacagctgcagcaacatcaCAGCCTGCCCGACGAGGCCGAGCCATTGCATCACAATCCACCATCACAGTCGGCGCCAGTGGCAGCCTCCACCGTTGCCGCCGCACACTCacaaccacacccacaccagcagcccctgcagcagcagcagcagcaacaacagcagcaacaacagcagcagcagcagcagagattgGAGAAGAAACGGCCCCAGGCCGGGCAGCGTATGTCGCGGACTGGTAACGCCTCCTTGGACCTGGAGTCGGATGAGGAGTCGGACGAGTTTCTGCTCAGCGAGCGGGAGCGCGACAGGGAGCGCGATAGACGGGATCTGCTCGACGATCGTCGCGGCCGTCGTGGccactacaacaacaactacgacGGCGAGACGGAGGATTCTGTGCGGGGCGCGGGCCCAGTGGGACCTGCGGAGAGCAAGACCGGGCGTGATAGCCATCGGCGCAGCCACGaaggcaacagccagcagcatggcaGACGCCGCAATCCCGAAACAGATCTGGAACGTGAGCGGGAACGTGATCGTGATCGGGATCGAGAGCGCAACTGGCGCCGCCGCTCGAACAAGTATCACAGCGGTGGCGAGGATCAGGAGCGTTACGAGCACTCGCACTCCCGCcgctacaacaacagcaactacgACGGGGAGTCCGATGGCCCCGACTCGAGCCACATGGGCGCCGATAGCGAAATTCTGCTGGATGGAGGCAGCGCCGGACCTGGTGCCGGCGGACCCAACAGCATTGGTGggcgcagcagcaagaacGGCAGAGATCGCCAGAGGCGCAGTGGAGGTGCACCCGAGGAGGACTACGACTATGATGACTATGAGCGGGAGCGCGGCCAATACTCTCGACGCTCCATTAAGCAGTCGGAGAAGGGCAGGAGTGGTGGTGGGAGGCGAGATCGGCACGAGGCCACCGGTGATCAGCGGCCGCAGCGTCGCAGCAACGATGATGGCACCCTGGAGCGGCGGCGTCGCCATCCGCATCCCGATCAACGGCACTGGGATGGGTACGAGGAGTACCGCAGAAAGAGCTCCCGCAACAGTGACCTCGAGAAGGAGCGCACCaatggcggtggtggtggtggtgctggagccggtggcagcggcggctctAAGCGTCGCAACTACGCTCCGTATGCGGGTGCTGGCTACGATCCGTATGGAATGTACGAGCAGTTGTCGAGGAATCCCCAAGCCTATGCGGACATGTATGCCAAGTTTTATGGTCAAATGATTAACTCGATGACGGCAGCGGTGGCTCCGTACAAGGCGGCGGGTGCTCcggtacagcagcagccgcagcaacagcagcagcaggggcagcagccgATGATGACTGCAGGAGTCCAAATGATGGATGTCATGCGGACGTCTGGTAAGGAGGGTGACCTGCTTACAGAACGAGAACG gtacacacacgcatacataaaTCAAGCAAACGAATTCCATCGTCAACAATATAATGAGGGGCTCTACCAGCAACAGATCCAGCagcttcaacagcagcaacagcagctccagcagctacaccagcagcagcaggagctcctTAACCGCAGCATGGCGGACATGGAGGACAGCAGTGCCAGCTTCTATGGTGGTGACTCGTTTGGCAGCCGGAGATTTATCTATGGGCATCATGGGCTAGCCAGTGCCCGATCGCTAAGCAATCTGAATGGTGGGGATCTAAATGGAACAGGACGAAGTTCACGTTGCAGCGGCCTTTATTATGCTGGCTCTGAATGCGCCCTCGATATCAG AGGTGCCGATGTGTCCTCTGTCCACGGAGGcgtggctgctggtgcaggTGTAACCACCACAGCGGTGGCTCGTCCGCCCAGGAGACGCACCCCACTGATGTACAACCGACCTCATCTGGTGGCCTCGTACGCCATGAGCCTGCTGCTGAAGGTGAAGCCAAAGTATGCCGGCCGCGGGCGCCTGCGCAACGATGTGGAGGTGGCGGCACCGCGCTTCCGCGACGGCACGAGCAGCCTGCTGCGGATGTACCCGGGACCACTGCAGGGCCGCAAGTTGCACAAGGACAAGATCATAAGCTTCTGCAAGGAGCAGATACGCCTCGGCCCCACACGCGGCTGCACGGTGCTGTATGCCACACAGAAGAAGCCCCAGGGCACCGTCGAGAAGTATCGGGCCTCGCACGCCCTCATGTGGAATCTgctcatcctgctgctgcgccagaACGGG TACATTGCCGACACGGATGTCGGGGACCTGCTGTTGGAGAACCAGCAGGAGTATCCCTACAATCCGTCCGAGCAGGATGGCGCATCCGAAACAGAGCCCGAGGCCGATGCCGAGCCATTGGAGGCAGCGGATGCGGCTGTGGATTCGGAAGCTGAAAGCGAAACGGCCGCCACCAGGGCCAGTCAGTCCTCGGACGAGGGGCAGACTGCCGCGCCAGGAGCTGGTGCCGAAGCTGGCGTCTCGGGAAAGGCAGCGCCGTTGTCCGAGCAGGCGGCTACGGACAAGTTCCGTAGCTACGTGCTGCGCGGCAATGTGGAGGAGGCGCTGCAGTGGGCCACCGACAACAACCTGTGGACGCACGCCTTCTTTCTGGCTCTGTACGAGGATCGCTATGCCCTGACGGACGTGGCCCAGAAGTTCCTCAATCGCGCCATCAAGGCCAACGATCCGCTGCAGACGCTCTACCAGATGAAGAGCTGCCACACACCGGCCTGCGTCAGCCAGCTGCGCGATGAGCAGTGGGGCGACTGGCGCTCCCATCTCTCCATTCTCGTGACGAACAAGTCGCGCCATCCGGAGTCCGATCGCAGCTCGGTGGTGGCCCTCGGCGACACGCTCTTTCAGCGCGGCGACATCTATGCGGCCCACTTCTGCTATCTAGTCGCCCAGGAGGAGTTCGGACGCTACGACAGCTCGGCCACCCAGCTGACGACGCTCACGGCCGAGGTACCGAG ACTCATCCTGCTGGGCGCGTCCCACTACAAGCATTTCAATGAGTTTGCCAGCAACGAGGCCATCATCATGACGGAGATCTACGAGTATGCCCGCTCGCTGTTCGACCAAAAGTTCAGCATTGCCAACTTCCAGCACTACAAGTTCCTGTTGGCCACGCGCATGCTCGACTATGGGCAGCATTTCCGATGCACCAACTACCTGGAGCAGATTGCCAAACACATCGAACTCAAGCCGGACAGCTACGACAAAGATTTTATTCAGCGC GTGTGCGATCTGGCCGAACGTTTGCGCTATCACGATCCCATCCTCATCAATCGGGTCTCGTTTGCCAGTCCACCGATTGgcaacaacagtggcagcggcagcggcagcggcggcagcaaggATCCCGCTGTGCCCGAGGAGAAGGCATGGCTGAGTCAGCTGCGGGACATCATCCATGTG CAACcccaacaggagcagcagcagcaactgcagcagcagcagcagcagcagcagcagaacgacaTCGATCAGCAATTTGCGGAGGTGAATCAACAGTTTCTTGAACTGAATAGGCAATATGATGGCGGCAATTTGGAGGACACCCTGCAGCTGTCCAAGGAGCAGCCACCTGTGGCTGA tgTT catcagcagcaacagccgcagggGCAGGGTCAGGGTCAGCGACCAGCAATCTCCATGCCAAAATCCAAGAGCTACGGGGACGAGGACGACGGCACGGCGCAAgcagcggccagcagcagcagtggcaagccAGGCGGTGGCACGGCATCAGGTGGCAAGCAAGCATCGGGTGGAGAGATTGG TGCACCGGGCAGTCAGAATGCCGGCTGGTTCGGGGGATTGTGGAACAAGTTGTCGCTGAAACCGAAGAACCAAATGATTCTGCCGGACGATAAGAATCCCACCATTGTGTGGGACAAGGATCGCAAGTGCTGGACCAACACCGAGGGCAACACGGATGAGGCTGAAAGCTTTAAGCCGCCGCCAAAGATGAGTGacttgggcatgggcatgggaatgggcatgccCTTGGGCTCACCACCATCAAATATGCTGGGCAGTGGCATTCCCGCACCCCAGCTGATGGGTGGCCACGAGCCTGTGGCagcggctccggctccggctccacAGCATCCGCAAATGTATGGAAATCCGCATAAttatgccgctgctgctccggcgCCCGAGCTGTATCCAGCGACGGTGCCATCGCCAGCACCAGCGATACCAGCGCCTgaccatgcagcagcagcagcggcagctacagcagctACACTACCAGCTCCTGGTGGCGCTCAGCCCAAGCTGCAGTCGAACATGTTTAAAATGCAGCGAAATCGCA CTCTGAAGAACTCGTATGTGGATGTGTTCAATCCGTCGGGTGCGCCCATGTCGGCGGCCTCCGAGAATGTCCTGGCTCCCATAAtggcgccagcagcagtgccccAAGGGGGCTACTTTGTACCGGGCGGTGCAGCTCCAGCGCATCAGCAGTAG